The sequence TGCCTGCTCCTAGCTCCCTTTCCCACCCACGTGGATACCTCACCAAGCGGGAAAGAGATCCACAAGTCCACGGGAAGCCCTGCGTTTTTCCCAGTGAGACCCTGGCTTCTGACCAGGAAGAGGCGAAGGCAGTAGATGTTCCAGCCTGTCCGTCCACCTTCAGttgaggggggcggggagcggtGGTTGGTAGTCAAGGTGTGATGGGAGGCAGGTGGAGTAGGGCCCGGGGAGGGTGCAGGCAGAGAAGGGTCTGGGGAGGGTGTGGCTGGGGCGGAGTCCCCTGAGTCCTGGGGGCGGGGTAGAACTTGAGGTCCACAGTGCCTGGGAGCCCTTTGTGCGCCCATCACCGGGTGTTGCCTCTTTCCCCAGCAACAATGACTCACAAAGCCAGCCCCTGCCAGGCACAGGCCGCCTCCTCTGGACCCTGGAAGGCCCAGGTCACAAAGGCCATTAGGGCCAAGCCCTGAAGAGGCATGTCCCGAGACAGCTCTGCGCGGCTCTCACCCCTGCAGCCGCCCGCGGGGCCGGGCCTGGGCCTCGAGCCGCGACCCCGGCCTGGCGACTGGGCGTCACGGCTCGCGCGGGGCGCCCCGTAGCCTCGACGCCCATGTGTGTCGTCTGCTTCGTGAAGGCGCTGGTGCACGTGTTCAAGATCTACCTGACCGCCCACTACACCTACAACTTCCGCAGCTGGCCCGTGGACTTCCGCTGGGATGACGTGCGCGCCGCCGGCGGGGGAGGCAGCGGTCACCGCGCGCTGACGTGCGCCGCGGCCGCGGCGGGCGTGTGGCTGCTGCGGGGCGCGGCTCTGGGCGGGGACGCGCCAGGGCGACCGCTGCGCGGGGCGCGCAGTCAGACGCAGTGCCTCCTGCAGCAGATCCGCGAGCTGCCGGGCCAGCTCGCCAGCTACGCGCTGGCCCACTCGCTGGGCCGCTGGCTCGTGTACCCGGGCTCCATGTTCCTGATGACTCGCgcgctgctgccgctgctgcagCAGGGCCAAGAGCGCCTCGTGGAGCGCTACCGCGGCCGGCGCGCCAAGCTGGTGGCCTGTGACGGCAATGAGATCGACACCATGTTCATGGATCGCCGCCAGCACCCGGGCAGCCACGGCCGCGGCCTGCGCCTGGTCATCTGCTGCGAAGGCAACGCCGGCTTCTACGAGATGGGCTGCCTGTCGGCGCCCCTGGAGGCTGGCTACTCGGTGCTGGGCTGGAACCACCCGGGCTTCGGGGGCAGCACGGGCGCGCCGTTCCCGCAGCATGACGCCAACGCGGTGGACGTGGTGGTCAAGTACGCGCTGCACCGCCTTCACTTCCCGCCCGCGCACGTGGTGGTCTACGGCTGGTCCATCGGGGGCTTCACGGCCACCTGGGCCACCATGACATACCCGGAGCTCGGTGCGCTGGTGCTCGACGCCACCTTCGACGACCTCGTGCCGCTGGCCCTGAAGGTCATGCCCCACAGCTGGAAGGGCCTCGTGGTGCGCACCGTGCGCGAGCACTTCAACCTCAACGTGGCGGAGCAGCTGTGCCGCTACCCGGGGCCGGTGCTGCTGCTGCGGCGCACGCAGGACGACGTGGTCAGCACCTCGGGCCACCTGCGCCCCCTGCCGTCCGGCGACGTGGAGGGCAACCGCGGCAACGAGCTGCTCCTGCGTCTGCTGCAGCACCGCTACCCGGTGGTGATGGCGCGGGAGGGCGTCGCGGTGGTCACGCGCTGGCTCCGCGCCGGCAGCCGGGCGCAGGAGGCCGCCTTGTATGCGCGCTACCGCGTGGACGACGAGTGGTGCCTGGCCTTGCTGCGCTCCTACCACGCGCGCCGCGAGGACGAGCGGGAGGACGGGCAGGCCTGGGGCCCGCACGGGCCCTCCTTCCCCTGGCTGGTGGGCCAGGGCCTGAGCCCGCGGCGGCGCCGGCAGCTCGCGCTGTTCCTGGCTCGCAAACACCTCAGGAATGTGGAGGCCACTCACTGCAGTCCGCTGGAGCCCGAGGACTTCCAGCTGCCCTGGAGGTTGTAGCCCTCGCCCCTGCAGCTGCTGGCAAGCGCCTCGGGGCCTTTGCGCCCCTCCGGGGCCTCAGGGCCTTTCCCTCCCGCACCCGAAAGCGGTCCAGCTGGCCCTGCCGGGGGATCCCGACCTGGTGTCTGAGGGAGGGCGAGGCAGAGCCCGGGCACCGGTGCTCGCCCTCTCCGGGgcgcctcccctccctccctccaacacTTGTGGATTCCAGCTGCTCCCAAAGAGAATGTAGACCCAGTTTATGGTAACTCTGTGTGATGGGTGCTTTGATCACTCAAAAGGATGGCGGGAACGCGGGCAGTGGGAccccaggaggtgggaggtgCTCTTAATCCGGCCTGGGCTACAGGATGGCTCTGGGTCTGGACAGGTCACCCCTACCTGTGAAGGAACACGAGCCCTGGAAGCTTATCAGGCAAGTCTTAGCAGCCAGACCCGACCAGGAGCGTGACGCGGGGCTCTTTGCAGGGTCCCCTCTGCACCTCCACCTGCCCGGCTTCTGCAGGCAAGGACCACACGGGGAGTGACAGGGACTCACAGGGGCGTGTCCGTGTGGGCAGCCGACCCGCCGGCACGGACCGACCCTCACTTGCTCGGGGACCCTTGAGCCAGACCCGCGCCGGGCATTGCTCCTGGCtcaaggctggatcccagaatgaGGGACAGGCCCTTGGCCCCTCTACCACCTGCCGCGAGCTGCATGAAGCGGGGACTGGGGCTCGCCCGGGTGGGCCGAGGGGGGCAGACACGGAATCGGCAGCCCCGGAGCGCACCGAGCCCAGGGCCGGCCAGAGCCAGGCAGGTGCGCGCCCGGGGGACACCGGTGCGGAGCTGAGCTCTGGGCTGCCCCCGGGGCGGAGCTCTCCGGGTTCAGGGGCTTCCCTGCCGAGGGAGGCTTGGCTGGAGAGGGGACTGCGGTCCAGCAGGGTCGGATCCTGAGGGCCGGAGCGCCATCGGAGCAGCTGCTTGCGGTGGCCGCGAGGGCCGGGCGAGGGGGGCCCGGGGGCTTGTTCCAGCGAAGCCGGGTGGCCTGGCGCCCACACACCGGTGCGTGGAGAAGCCCGGCCGACTCTTGCTCCCGCGCTGGCTGGGCGCCCCTCACCGGCTGAGGGTCGCGGACACACGACCCCCACCTCGGGGTCCTCATGTGCCAAGTGGGGGCTCCGCCTGGCTCCGCGCGCCGCCTGAGCCGGGACCGAGGAGCCCCGCGGGGCGCGGCGCGCGCGCACCGGGCGGCCTCGGGCCGGGCCGGGGACGCGCCTTTCCCCGCGTCGGCCCCACACGACTGAACGAAGAGTCCCGTGAAGCGGGCGGTCTGGGCGGCGCGTCAGCCGGGGCCCCTCTCGGCCGCGGCCGACCCCCGGCATCTCCGCGAGCGCCAACCCCACGCCCCCGCAGCGCCACGCTGGACGGTCCTCCCACTTCCCACCTTCCCCGGGCTCCCCCGGACCTTTCTACCTGGGAGTCTCGCTGGCTGAGCCGACGTGGGAGGGATTCCCTGGGAACCCGGCCGCCCTTTCCGGCCCCCCCGTCCGCAGCCTCGGCCAATCAGACCGGAGCGGCTAAGAGGGGCGGGGCCGAACGGCGCCCTCATTGGACGCcggtggggggggcgggaggaAGGCGGAGCGCGCGCCGGAGCGGAAGTGGGACGTCGCGTCGCTGATTACGCCACGCCGCGGCGCTGAGGCGGTTCCGCTGACGGCCGTGTACGCGGCGAGCGAGTCCCGGCGCGCCCGCTCGGCTCCGCAGCGCCGCAGGCCCCGGCCCCGACCCCGCGCGGCCCGAGCATGGACTCCGCAGGCCAAGGTACCCGCGGGCTCGGCGCCGCCGCTCCTCCGCCTGGGCCCGCCGCGTGGCTCCTCCGGCCGCCGGGCCTCGCAGCGTCCGCGGGCCGTGGCGTGCGTCGTCCGCCCCCGGCTCGGCCGCTCGGAGGACCGGCGCCCGGAAGCGGCTCCTCGTCCCCGGCGTTGCGGGTTTCGTGCCCCCGCCCGGCGCCCGCCGAGTCGGCCGGCCTCGGTCCGCACGCGGGGCCCTCGGGCGGGCGCCTGCACGGGGACGCGCCGCGGCCTCTCCCGGGGCGGGCGGCGCGCGCTCCAGGCCCGTTTCCGGAGCGGCCGGCGGGGTGGCGCGGGCCGGGTCGCGCGGGCCGGGTCGCGGCCGGGAGGGGTCCCGTCCGCCTTCGTTGCGGGCTGTTGGGGAGGGAGCCGGGCCCCAGCGTCCCGAGGGCCGCGCGGGTGACGGCGGGCCGGGTTCGTGGGCCGCCCGGGTCGGAGCGCGTGGGCGCCGGTGCGTGCCGGACGCGTTTCTGCTGGCGGAGCCCGGGCTCCGGGACGCGGGGGCCTTCCCGCGGCTCGTCTGCGCGTCGCGTGCGGTGCTCGACGGGACACCGGtgggggcgcgggcggggcgcgggcggggcgCGGGCCTGCCGGGCCCTTCTCGCTCCGAGTCACCCCTGGAGAGGGTCCCTCGTGCGGTCCGCGCGCGGACGGTCGTGCCGTGCTGGGGAGCGGGACTCGCGGGGGCGTCTGCCGCCGGCCGCGCCTCCACCCGGCTCTGTAGGCCCCGTCCCGCGAGTGACCGTGTCTGGCCAAGCGCCCGGTCTCTGTCGGGGTCGTTTCTGTGGGCTCCGTCCGGGAGCGGTCGCCGGTGTTGTGGGAGAGAAGACCAGGGTTACGGAGAAGACGCGGCCTTGAGCGAACTGAGGAGGTTCGGCGCGGCGGGTTCGCGGGTGAAGCCGACTCATGCAGGTTGAGCTCCGCTGCTTAAAACGCAGACGTGCTTCTGCCCGAACCGGACCCAGCGCCAGGACGCGCTGACCGCCCGCCgcctggggcctgggagggcaATAAGCTAGAGGGGCTCTTAGCAGATTCCAGGACTCGCGCGGTGGAGAAACGTGCCCAGAAGACACTTGACCTTCCTGACACTTTTGTGACtgtgtttattttacttactgATTACTGATGTTTCTCACTCATTTAAGTGACCGCTActtgcggggcttgaactcatgaccccaagatcaaaggCCTCATGCTCCTCGGACTGAGCCCTGGAGCTGCCCAGGCCTTTACTTGTAAACGTGCTGGACACCGTGCAGGGCCTGCTCGCGCGGCTGTGCGGCCTGTGTGTGCTGCAGGGCAGCGGTGGGTTTGCAGCCGGGACGAACTAAAGCAGACCCCTGTTTCCTTGTGCGGGATCTTGTCAACGTTTAGTGCAGACGGGAAGATGCTTCTAATTCGGAAAGAAGACGGTGACTCTGGGAACTGGAGCCTGATCTGGGTGTCGAGAAGGGGCGGAAGCAGTGTTTTCTCGGCTCCTGGCTGCGTGTTGCTGTGGAAGGAGAGTCGAGCACAGacggtgttttgttttgttttgccggGGCTGGAGGACCAGCATGTGCTCCTTGTGTGTAATTTTAGCGTGTGCTCTGCAGATCGGTTGGTTGGAGGTGGTGCCTGTTGTGTTTACAGCTGTATTAAGTTTCTCTGCTCTAAAAATTGGGAGATCCCTTAGGTCAGACTGCTTTGTTTATAGCAAAGGTTCCAGTCTCCGGAGCGTGCGCTGTCATAGGGGGAGGCAGAGTTAGGGTCCGGCTGCCTTGTGCCAGCCTTTCTCATGCCCTGCAGTAGCACCGTGGTGGCCTGACATGCCCTCAGCCTGATGGCGAAACCATCCCTGCAGAACCTGTTAGAGAAGAAGTGTTGGTTCTCTCCGCAGCCCCTCCAGTGCCTCGTGCCCCGTCCTCTCGtccttgctttcttccttggTGGAGATCTCTTCCCTGTCGACTTCTCTGTAACTTCTCCttcgttttctttttaagatttatttgacagacggcaagagagggaaccaccagcaggaggagtgggagagggagaagcaggcttactgctgagcaaggagcccagtgcgggactcgatcccagaaccctgggatcatggcctgagcctaagggagatgcttaacgaccgagccacccaggcgcccctttccgtAACTTCTCATTGACACTTTCTGACCTTATTTGTCTCTGGCAGATATCAACCTGAATTCTCCTAACAAAGGTCTGCTGTCCGACTCCATGACAGATGTCCCTGTCGACACAGCGGTGGCTGCCCAGACTCCTGCTGTCGAGGGTCTGActgaggctgaggaggaggagctTAGGGCTGAGCTTGCAAAGGTGCTGTGTCTTGGCCGTCTGTCTTGGGGGGACCATGAGTTCAGGCCCCCTCATTAGCCTGAGGGGGCCATAGGGCTAGCTGTGCTCTGCGGAAATTGCCCTGGGAGGTCATTCCCAGAGTCCCACAGAAACCGCTCTCTGTGGTGGCTTTGTGTGTGCTTGGCATCCCGTAGGGAGTCTGTGAGGAGAGTGTCTACACTGGGCAGCTGCTCTGAGCCCCCCATCAAGGGGAGTTTCTTTGTTGGAATTAACACTTGTTCGTTCCCAGACTCCACAAACTTATCCATCCCTAGAtctccattttccttttaaaaatactacttctCTAAAAAAGTGCTGCATGTGATCTTTTTAAAGTGAATCTTTTAAGAGGAAATGGTAATTAAAAGCCCAAATCTCCAAGTATAAGTTTTACTCACAGCAGCGGCCAGGAACACTTCTTTTTACCGTGTGATGCAGACTCTAATGGTGACTTGCTTGGGGTTCCTGGTCTGGTGCCTTGAATTTGCTAACATCCGAGTGTAGCCTCGGATCCGGCAGACGCTGATGCGCTGCCTGTCACAGCCCTGCTCAGTCTCCAGAGATGAGCCTGTGTTGCTGCATCCTGAGTCTAAAAAGAGCTGGCTGTGCAGATAAGCCTCACCCCCCAACCAGGTCTCAGATCAGGGGAGAGAGACCCTGCAGCTGTTTCTGAGCCGAGGGAAGGTTAGGGATTCGCCGCAAGTGGCGCAGCCAGGCTTGTGTTTAGCAGTAGGTCACTTCAGAGCTGAGCTGCAGAGTGGAGAAGCTCAGTGTCACTTAAATTCTCAGTGTGCACCTCGCCCAAGACAGCTGGATTGCACACCGTCGAGCTCTGTCGGTGGCCACACTGTGTGTGGAATGTTCTAGTCGCTGGTCGTTACTGCTGGACTAACTGGTAGCAGTCTGGCCTTAGATGACCCTGTTTATAAGTTATTTCCTGTTTCAGCTGTCTTCTGATGGAAAACCTAGTGGTGTAAGGGCTCTGAGCTACTTTTTGTTATCTTACTCCAAACCATcactttttttaagagaaggactttttttttcttacggCAGCTATCACACAGCAGTTGGAAATAGACCTCTGGAGCCGTTACGCTCTAGAAGACGCTGCTTTTTcaggtcacattttttttttatttgagagccCGAGAAGGTTCAGGTCTTTATCGTCAGGATTCTTTCTGTTTCCCAATTCACACTACCTTAAGCACAAAAGAGAATTTACTTTTGGCTTGGGTGACTGCCTTTCCCAAGGCCTCAAGCAAACCTCAGGAACATACATGTGGCCATAAGGCTGTTGCTCTGTCACCTGGGTCTCTGGCCATCCGTCTGTCTGTCAGCTCTACTTCTTTCCCAGTGTAGATGGGGCCTGGCTGCCAGCAGTTCTCGCTTCTGGGCCCAGACGCGGAGCCTGGAGGTAGAGGGGCCTGTCTCTTCTGACAACTGTGCCCAGTCCCAGGGGAGAGCTCTGACAGGCCTTGCCTGGTGATTCATGGGTGGGCACAGTGCCTGATAGCCCCACCAGAACCACTTGATTTGGGGGGATGGGACAGTCTTCCTGAAGAAGCTGGGGTGCTAGTACCAGATAAAAACAGAACAGTTGCGTGACGTAGCCTCTGTTCCTAAGACATTTATGTTTCTGTAAGTGGAAAGTCTGTCCACAGTTCTGGGAACCCTCTCATTGCAGTGTGTGGGGGCTGGGGCGTTCCTCACTTCCCGCAGCAGTGGTAGCTAACCAACTGTGTGCTTTCGTAGGTGGAAGAGGAAATTGTCACTTTGCGCCAGGTCCTGGCGGCCAAGGAGAGGCACTGTGCAGAGCTGAAAAGGAAGCTGGGCCTCTCTGCCTTGGAGGGCCTGAAGCAGAACCTGTCCAGGAGCTGGCATGACGTGCAGGTCTCTAACGCGTAGGTACCGGCCTGCGGCAGAGGTGCCCCTGGTGATCAGAGGGCGTTCACCAGATCGGTGCCCTTGCCACGTCAATGGGAGGTTAAGTCCTAGGGGACTCACTATGCCTGTGTGCTGGCAGCCAGCAGAGGCTCTGAGTTCTTGGTCTCGCAGCGGGTATGCGTGGGAAGAGCTCAGAGTCCACATGTTTTTAGAAGGCGGCAGGTGGATACAGTAGCTAGTCGTCCAGGCGGAAATCGAGAAGAACGAGAAGAATGTATTTCAGGGTCCAAATGTGAGAGAAAGCTCATTAGGTCCTCAATGAGACTGATTTTCCTGTGATCCCCCACCTGCTGAAGCAAACGGGAGTCCTCACGAGCAGGACGTGGTCACAGCCCCAAGACCTCTGACCAGATGTGACTCAGCTCTCTGAACTTGGGAAGTGTAGTTCCCTGGCTCTTCTGAAGTGTATCATCCAGGGTCGGACCGGCACGGTAGGAATAGGACTGGTCGGTTCTGCCGTGGGCCTCCCCGGGCCTCAAGCCGGTGCTGAGAGGAGGGGCAGACCCCGTTCTCAGGCAGGCTGGAGACCCGGCCCTCTGCCGTGCTCCGTGGGATTTCACCTGGGTTCGAAACCTTAGTTGAAATAATTGTTCTAAATAATTTACCACAGACTTTCTGTTTTTAGCTATGTGAAAACTTCTGAGAAACTTGGAGAGTGGAATGAGAAAGTGACCCAGTCAGACCTGTGAGTGCCTCTGCCGCCAGcacttcctccccttctcttcctcttgccGCTCCTTTCAGGGACAGGGAGGCTGTGCGCACTTGGCACAAACCTGGTTTTAGTGTTCgggggtattttatttttaatatactttttcttaAACACAAATGAAAGTAAAACTCTCATGAAACGGGTGCAGTCGCTGAAGGAAATCCGCTCGGCCACAGACTGCACTGAAAACCTCCATCTGGCTGGCACGGGTGCGGCCCTTAGAGGAGAGGCCTGGCGGGACTTGCGCGGCACCTCCGGCTGGTAGGCGCCCCTCAGCCTTGCGAGCGGGCAGAGTGGCTACGCACCGTTTGGGCTGATGCCGGTAGTGATTCGGGGCTTGTTTTggtcctctctgctctgcagacgGGGCTCCCGCTGAGGGGGTTCTTGAGTGAGGGCTGCCATACGGGCCGTGCTGGTGGGATCTTGGGGTCGCTTTGGTCTGAGGGGCACTGAGCTCTCAGGCACGCAGAATACGAGCAGAGCAGGGAACAACACAGATGGGTCTTCGTGTCTGCTAAAGCTGTGTTTTATCTGAGCTCTTTACACAAGGAAATAGCACTTCTCTCACCTGTGCTCCAGTCGGATTCTAGTTCCTTTGAACTGAGTGGGTCACGTTATGAGATCACGGCTTTCTGGGATTCTTTTCCATCGCTTGTCGAGGAGGAAGTGCTATGGTGTCTCCCGGAGAGACTTGGCCGGCAGGCCTTCGATCTGCCTGGAAGGGAGCAGTTGTCACAGAGCTGGTCCTCACGGCGCTGGGCTCCCAGGTCAGCTGGCTCTGTGCTCGGGGTCTCGGCAGCTTGGTGTCCctggctggggggggggagggctgggCGCCAGGGCACTCTGGCGGGTCCCGCCGTTTGTGCGGTTTGGGGTGAGAGCAGTCCTGGGCACACTCTGCGCGCGGCGTCTTTGGGGCTGTGTCGGACGATGCCTGCTCCACGCCGCCGGTGCTCTCCAGGCTGAGGCAGCAGCTGTCACCTGTGCACTTTGGGTGCCAGGCAGGCTCATGGTGCGGACTTAACCCAAAAAGAGCCTTAGGGGACTTTGGTGCCAGTTGTAACACCAGGTGGCGTGAGGTGGCTACAGTGCTGCTTCAGATAGTTAACACCGCTGACTCCTCTGAGGAGCCTGTGGCTCTGGCATGGAAGTGGCCGGTGGGATGACCCTTCCCCTGAGGCCTCACCCCCAGCTGCGCTGGTGGAAGAGTTGGCACAGTGAAGCTCCGGGGGCTGGAGCATTTCTGCAGGGACAGCCCAGGGGGACGGTGACCCAGCTCGGGGTGGGGTGACTAAAAACATTGGCTGCTCTGCGCTCTCTGGGGCGAAGGTGCCTGGCTGGTCATCGCTGTGGGAGGCCACTGGTGGGGTATGACTGCCCCTGAGGGATCCCTGGCGACCAGACACGTGTGTGCCTCCCAAGCCGGCTGTCGTGAGGCCGTGCTGGGCAGAGGCAGTGTTG comes from Mustela nigripes isolate SB6536 chromosome 7, MUSNIG.SB6536, whole genome shotgun sequence and encodes:
- the TPD52L2 gene encoding tumor protein D54 isoform X6, with the protein product MDSAGQDINLNSPNKGLLSDSMTDVPVDTAVAAQTPAVEGLTEAEEEELRAELAKVEEEIVTLRQVLAAKERHCAELKRKLGLSALEGLKQNLSRSWHDVQVSNAYVKTSEKLGEWNEKVTQSDLYKKTQETLSQAGQKTSAALSTVGSAISRKLGDMRARPFSHSFSSSSVRHSISMPAMRNSATFKSFEDRVGNIKFPQ
- the TPD52L2 gene encoding tumor protein D54 isoform X4; translated protein: MDSAGQDINLNSPNKGLLSDSMTDVPVDTAVAAQTPAVEGLTEAEEEELRAELAKVEEEIVTLRQVLAAKERHCAELKRKLGLSALEGLKQNLSRSWHDVQVSNAYKKTQETLSQAGQKTSAALSTVGSAISRKLGDMRARPFSHSFSSSSVRHSISMPAMRNSATFKSFEDRVGNIKSKVVGGRANGTENRPSPTGSGSKPLPDPTPF
- the TPD52L2 gene encoding tumor protein D54 isoform X3, encoding MDSAGQDINLNSPNKGLLSDSMTDVPVDTAVAAQTPAVEGLTEAEEEELRAELAKVEEEIVTLRQVLAAKERHCAELKRKLGLSALEGLKQNLSRSWHDVQVSNAYVKTSEKLGEWNEKVTQSDLYKKTQETLSQAGQKTSAALSTVGSAISRKLGDMRARPFSHSFRNSATFKSFEDRVGNIKSKVVGGRANGTENRPSPTGSGSKPLPDPTPF
- the TPD52L2 gene encoding tumor protein D54 isoform X11, which translates into the protein MDSAGQDINLNSPNKGLLSDSMTDVPVDTAVAAQTPAVEGLTEAEEEELRAELAKVEEEIVTLRQVLAAKERHCAELKRKLGLSALEGLKQNLSRSWHDVQVSNAYVKTSEKLGEWNEKVTQSDLNSATFKSFEDRVGNIKSKVVGGRANGTENRPSPTGSGSKPLPDPTPF
- the TPD52L2 gene encoding tumor protein D54 isoform X7, whose protein sequence is MDSAGQDINLNSPNKGLLSDSMTDVPVDTAVAAQTPAVEGLTEAEEEELRAELAKVEEEIVTLRQVLAAKERHCAELKRKLGLSALEGLKQNLSRSWHDVQVSNAYKKTQETLSQAGQKTSAALSTVGSAISRKLGDMRARPFSHSFRNSATFKSFEDRVGNIKSKVVGGRANGTENRPSPTGSGSKPLPDPTPF
- the TPD52L2 gene encoding tumor protein D54 isoform X10; translated protein: MDSAGQDINLNSPNKGLLSDSMTDVPVDTAVAAQTPAVEGLTEAEEEELRAELAKVEEEIVTLRQVLAAKERHCAELKRKLGLSALEGLKQNLSRSWHDVQVSNAYVKTSEKLGEWNEKVTQSDLYKKTQETLSQAGQKTSAALSTVGSAISRKLGDMRNSATFKSFEDRVGNIKFPQ
- the TPD52L2 gene encoding tumor protein D54 isoform X9, which produces MDSAGQDINLNSPNKGLLSDSMTDVPVDTAVAAQTPAVEGLTEAEEEELRAELAKVEEEIVTLRQVLAAKERHCAELKRKLGLSALEGLKQNLSRSWHDVQVSNAYKKTQETLSQAGQKTSAALSTVGSAISRKLGDMRNSATFKSFEDRVGNIKSKVVGGRANGTENRPSPTGSGSKPLPDPTPF
- the TPD52L2 gene encoding tumor protein D54 isoform X5 yields the protein MDSAGQDINLNSPNKGLLSDSMTDVPVDTAVAAQTPAVEGLTEAEEEELRAELAKVEEEIVTLRQVLAAKERHCAELKRKLGLSALEGLKQNLSRSWHDVQVSNAYVKTSEKLGEWNEKVTQSDLYKKTQETLSQAGQKTSAALSTVGSAISRKLGDMRNSATFKSFEDRVGNIKSKVVGGRANGTENRPSPTGSGSKPLPDPTPF
- the ABHD16B gene encoding protein ABHD16B; this translates as MCVVCFVKALVHVFKIYLTAHYTYNFRSWPVDFRWDDVRAAGGGGSGHRALTCAAAAAGVWLLRGAALGGDAPGRPLRGARSQTQCLLQQIRELPGQLASYALAHSLGRWLVYPGSMFLMTRALLPLLQQGQERLVERYRGRRAKLVACDGNEIDTMFMDRRQHPGSHGRGLRLVICCEGNAGFYEMGCLSAPLEAGYSVLGWNHPGFGGSTGAPFPQHDANAVDVVVKYALHRLHFPPAHVVVYGWSIGGFTATWATMTYPELGALVLDATFDDLVPLALKVMPHSWKGLVVRTVREHFNLNVAEQLCRYPGPVLLLRRTQDDVVSTSGHLRPLPSGDVEGNRGNELLLRLLQHRYPVVMAREGVAVVTRWLRAGSRAQEAALYARYRVDDEWCLALLRSYHARREDEREDGQAWGPHGPSFPWLVGQGLSPRRRRQLALFLARKHLRNVEATHCSPLEPEDFQLPWRL
- the TPD52L2 gene encoding tumor protein D54 isoform X1, whose amino-acid sequence is MDSAGQDINLNSPNKGLLSDSMTDVPVDTAVAAQTPAVEGLTEAEEEELRAELAKVEEEIVTLRQVLAAKERHCAELKRKLGLSALEGLKQNLSRSWHDVQVSNAYVKTSEKLGEWNEKVTQSDLYKKTQETLSQAGQKTSAALSTVGSAISRKLGDMRARPFSHSFSSSSVRHSISMPAMRNSATFKSFEDRVGNIKSKVVGGRANGTENRPSPTGSGSKPLPDPTPF
- the TPD52L2 gene encoding tumor protein D54 isoform X2; amino-acid sequence: MDSAGQDINLNSPNKGLLSDSMTDVPVDTAVAAQTPAVEGLTEAEEEELRAELAKVEEEIVTLRQVLAAKERHCAELKRKLGLSALEGLKQNLSRSWHDVQVSNAYVKTSEKLGEWNEKVTQSDLYKKTQETLSQAGQKTSAALSTVGSAISRKLGDMRARPFSHSFSLTPALLPCHTVIPLVGLEPKSRTTCDCKYFYLLDLLVSLLPKSPLTCCEVK
- the TPD52L2 gene encoding tumor protein D54 isoform X8 — translated: MDSAGQDINLNSPNKGLLSDSMTDVPVDTAVAAQTPAVEGLTEAEEEELRAELAKVEEEIVTLRQVLAAKERHCAELKRKLGLSALEGLKQNLSRSWHDVQVSNAYVKTSEKLGEWNEKVTQSDLYKKTQETLSQAGQKTSAALSTVGSAISRKLGDMRARPFSHSFRNSATFKSFEDRVGNIKFPQ